A window from Populus trichocarpa isolate Nisqually-1 chromosome 3, P.trichocarpa_v4.1, whole genome shotgun sequence encodes these proteins:
- the LOC7471610 gene encoding triacylglycerol lipase OBL1 has product MAAATNTPTEFEENSNDDDKSEMNITNYLIVRPEKGGILDLLRYLVWADIGSGVKFLESSDEGIMGGEAVDHRWIILVSIIVRKIISLLGKPMEYTGFVADFFLNLLFQNGGIMGLFLNFLQGKVVTPQRDTETFISTIGHLDGRIDLYRDENLLEQLDNSVSAEKIATEEIGNRALMDLCIMASKLAYENAKVVQSIVVQHWKMHFVDFYNCWNDFQKEMSTQVFILCDKPKDANLILISFRGTEPFDADDWGTDFDYSWYEIPKLGRVHMGFLEALGLGNRADTATFHNHLQMKSTSFNHGYDGSGSLSSNTDSDMEENEWDQFSASEEGTAVGHKKFLSEKVKKTAYYAVRKKLKSILMEHKNAKFVVTGHSLGGALAVLFPTVLVLHQQTDIMKRLLGVYTFGQPRIGNLQLAKFMEAHLEYPVPKYFRVVYSYDLVPRLPCDDKTFLYKHFGVCLYYNSLYIEQKLDEEPDPNFYGLRNVVSAHLNSVWELIRSFVVGYTHGPMYKESWFMVFARIMGLALPGIAAHCPTDYVNSVRLGKERVVRMSSF; this is encoded by the exons ATGGCGGCTGCGACTAATACTCCTACAGAATTTGAAGAAAACAGCAATGATGATGATAAGAGTGAAATGAACATTACTAACTATCTGATAGTGAGGCCAGAAAAGGGAGGAATATTGGATTTGTTAAGGTACCTGGTGTGGGCTGACATAGGGAGTGGTGTGAAATTCTTGGAGAGCTCGGACGAGGGCATTATGGGTGGGGAGGCCGTTGATCATAGGTGGATAATATTGGTGTCTATTATTGTTAGGAAGATCATTTCTTTACTTGGCAAGCCCATGGAGTACACTGGCTTCGTCGCTGATTTCTTTCTCAATCTCCTGTTTCAGAATGGTGGCATCATGGGCTTATTTCTCAACTTTCTCCAAG GAAAGGTTGTGACACCACAGAGAGACACAGAGACTTTTATAAGTACAATTGGGCATTTGGATGGGCGGATAGACCTATACAGAGATGAAAACTTGCTTGAACAACTAGATAATTCTGTTTCTGCTGAGAAAATAGCCACAGAAGAAATAGGGAACCGCGCTCTTATGGACCTCTGTATCATGGCATCCAAATTAGCTTATGAGAATGCCAAAGTTGTTCAAAGTATTGTTGTTCAACACTGGAAG ATGCATTTTGTGGACTTCTACAACTGCTGGAACG ATTTTCAAAAGGAAATGTCCACTCAGGTGTTCATACTTTGTGACAAGCCCAAGGATGCAAACTTAATATTGATCAGCTTTCGGGGCACGGAACCTTTTGACGCTGATGATTGGGGTACTGATTTCGATTACTCTTGGTATGAGATTCCGAAACTGGGAAGAGTCCATATGGGATTCTTAGAAGCATTAGGTTTGGGCAATAGAGCAGATACGGCCACCTTCCATAATCACCTTCAGATGAAGAGCACAAGTTTCAACCATGGTTATGATGGATCTGGATCACTATCATCAAATACTGATTCTGACATGGAAGAAAATGAATGGGACCAATTTTCTGCCTCTGAGGAGGGCACTGCTGTAGGTCATAAGAAGTTCCTGTCAGAAAAGGTGAAGAAGACTGCGTACTATGCTGTGAGAAAGAAGCTCAAGAGCATACTCATGGAGCACAAGAATGCGAAATTTGTAGTCACTGGGCATAGCTTAGGTGGGGCACTTGCTGTTTTGTTCCCAACTGTGTTGGTGCTGCACCAACAGACGGATATAATGAAAAGGTTGCTTGGGGTTTACACATTTGGGCAGCCAAGGATTGGGAACTTGCAGCTAGCAAAGTTCATGGAAGCCCATTTGGAGTATCCTGTTCCTAAATACTTCAGGGTGGTGTACAGCTATGACCTTGTCCCTAGATTGCCTTGCGATGACAAAACATTCCTGTATAAGCATTTCGGAGTGTGCCTTTACTACAACAGCCTTTATATTGAACAA AAATTGGATGAGGAGCCAGACCCCAACTTCTATGGGTTGAGAAATGTTGTTTCGGCACATCTGAATTCTGTATGGGAGTTAATAAGAAGTTTCGTAGTCGGCTACACGCATGGGCCAATGTACAAAGAAAGTTGGTTCATGGTATTTGCCAGGATAATGGGACTGGCACTCCCTGGTATTGCTGCGCATTGCCCCACAGATTATGTTAATTCGGTAAGACTGGGTAAGGAGCGAGTTGTTCGAATGTCTTCTTTCTGA
- the LOC7461962 gene encoding tyrosine-sulfated glycopeptide receptor 1, with translation MMVKIMVKKDSFSTLSGLTYQIIIIQRPTPPSSSSLVMVLFLLLIASLLSPCHAATVCNQDDHDSLLSFSSYLSSPLNWDRSTDCCLWEGVDCNETADGRVTSLSLPFRDLTGTLSPYLANLTSLTHLNLSHNRLHGPLPVGFFSSLSGLQVLDLSYNRLDGELPSVDTNNLPIKIVDLSSNHFDGELSHSNSFLRAAWNLTRLNVSNNSFTGQIPSNVCQISPVSITLLDFSSNDFSGNLTPELGECSKLEIFRAGFNNLSGMIPDDLYKATSLVHFSLPVNYLSGPVSDAVVNLTNLKVLELYSNKFSGRIPRDIGKLSKLEQLLLHINSLAGPLPPSLMNCTHLVKLNLRVNFLAGNLSDLDFSTLPKLTTLDLGNNNFAGIFPTSLYSCTSLVAVRLASNQIEGQISPDITALKSLSFLSISANNLTNITGAIRILMGCKSLTALILSNNTMSEGILDDGNTLDSTGFQNLQVLALGRCKLSGQVPSWLASITSLQVIDLSYNQIRGSIPRWLGDLSSLFYLDLSNNLLSGGFPLELAGLRALTSQEAVKRVERSYLELPVFVKPTNATNLQYNQLSSLPPAIYLKNNNLSGNIPVQIGQLKFLHVLDLSDNRFFGNIPDQLSNLTNLEKLDLSGNDLSGEIPTSLSGLHFLSLFNVANNELQGPIPSGGQFDTFPSSSFVGNPGLCGQVLQRSCSSSPGTNHSSAPHKSANIKLVIGLVVGICFGTGLFIAVLALWILSKRRIIPGGDTDNTELDTISINSGFPLEGDKDASLVVLFPSNTYEIKDLTISELLKSTDNFNQANIVGCGGFGLVYKATLGDGSKLAVKKLSGDLGLMEREFRAEVEALSTAQHENLVSLQGYCVHEGCRLLIYSFMENGSLDYWLHEKTDGASNLDWPTRLKIARGAGSGLAYMHQICEPHIVHRDIKSSNILLDEKFEAHVADFGLSRLILPYQTHVTTELVGTLGYIPPEYGQAWVATLRGDIYSFGVVMLELLTGKRPVEVSKPKMSRELVGWVQQMRNEGKQNEVFDPLLRGKGFDDEMLQVLDVACMCVSQNPFKRPTIKEVVDWLKNVGSHRDENKG, from the coding sequence ATGATGGTGAAGATAATGGTCAAGAAAGACAGCTTTTCTACTCTGTCTGGCTTGACATATCAAATCATTATTATTCAAAGACCAACGCCCCCTTCCTCCTCTTCCTTGGTCATGgtcttatttcttcttttaatagcATCGCTACTGTCTCCTTGCCATGCTGCTACTGTCTGCAATCAAGATGATCACGACTCTCTCTTGTCCTTCTCCTCCTATTTATCATCTCCTTTGAATTGGGATCGCTCCACTGATTGCTGCCTCTGGGAAGGAGTTGATTGCAATGAAACTGCAGATGGCCGAGTAACCAGTCTCTCTCTACCTTTTAGAGACCTTACTGGCACCCTATCCCCATATCTTGCCAATCTCACAAGCCTTACTCACCTCAATCTATCACATAATCGCCTGCATGGTCCTCTACCAGTTggattcttttcctctctcagCGGCCTCCAGGTCCTTGATCTCAGCTACAACCGTCTCGATGGTGAATTACCATCCGTTGATACCAATAACCTTCCTATCAAGATAGTAGACTTGTCTAGCAACCACTTCGATGGGGAATTAAGTCACTCCAACTCATTTCTCCGGGCAGCCTGGAATTTGACAAGACTTAATGTCAGCAATAACAGCTTCACAGGCCAAATTCCTTCCAACGTCTGCCAAATTTCTCCTGTTTCCATAACCCTCCTTGACTTCTCCAGCAATGATTTCAGCGGGAACCTTACTCCAGAACTAGGGGAATGTTCCAAACTTGAGATATTCCGCGCTGGTTTCAATAATCTCTCGGGGATGATTCCCGATGATCTGTACAAAGCAACATCACTTGTACATTTCTCGTTACCTGTTAACTACCTCTCTGGTCCAGTCAGTGATGCCGTGGTCAATCTCACTAATCTTAAGGTTCTCGAGCTGTACTCCAATAAATTTTCCGGCAGGATACCAAGGGACATAGGCAAGCTCTCCAAGTTGGAACAGTTGCTGCTTCACATTAACAGTCTCGCAGGTCCTCTGCCTCCATCTCTGATGAACTGCACCCATCTAGTAAAATTGAATCTGCGAGTCAATTTCTTGGCAGGAAATCTCTCTGACCTCGATTTCTCCACACTCCCCAAGCTTACCACCCTCGATCTTGGTAACAACAACTTTGCAGGTATCTTTCCCACAAGCCTCTACTCATGCACATCACTAGTTGCAGTTAGACTTGCCAGTAATCAGATAGAGGGGCAGATCTCACCTGACATAACAGCTCTAAAATCTCTGTCTTTTCTCTCAATTTCCGCCAACAACTTAACTAACATTACTGGGGCTATCCGAATTCTGATGGGTTGCAAGAGCCTCACTGCTCTCATCCTCTCCAATAATACTATGAGTGAAGGTATACTAGACGATGGAAATACATTAGATTCAACTGGATTCCAAAATCTCCAGGTTTTGGCCTTAGGTCGTTGCAAACTCTCTGGTCAAGTGCCTTCCTGGCTAGCCAGCATCACGAGCCTACAGGTCATAGATCTGTCTTACAATCAAATCAGGGGTTCAATTCCTCGTTGGCTGGGTGATCTGTCAAGCCTTTTCTACTTGGACTTGTCCAATAACCTTCTTTCAGGAGGATTTCCTCTGGAACTCGCAGGATTGCGAGCACTAACATCGCAAGAGGCTGTTAAACGAGTGGAAAGAAGTTATCTAGAGTTGCCCGTGTTTGTCAAGCCCACAAATGCTACCAATTTGCAGTACAATCAGCTCTCTAGCCTGCCACCAGCTATATACCTTAAAAACAACAACCTCAGTGGCAACATCCCTGTACAGATTGGCCAACTGAAGTTCCTTCATGTGCTGGATCTCAGTGATAACAGATTCTTCGGGAACATTCCTGATCAGTTATCGAACCTCACTAACTTGGAGAAATTGGATCTCTCAGGAAATGACTTATCCGGAGAAATCCCCACTTCACTCTCAGGTCTGCATTTCCTGTCTTTGTTCAATGTTGCCAATAATGAACTTCAAGGACCTATACCATCGGGAGGTCAGTTTGATACTTTCCCCAGTTCCAGCTTTGTAGGGAATCCAGGGTTGTGTGGTCAGGTTTTGCAGCGATCTTGCTCCAGTTCACCAGGAACCAACCATTCTTCGGCTCCTCATAAAAGCGCAAACATAAAACTCGTCATTGGACTTGTTGTTGGTATTTGTTTTGGCACCGGTTTATTTATTGCTGTGCTAGCACTGTGGATATTGTCCAAGAGAAGGATCATTCCTGGAGGGGACACCGACAACACTGAGTTGGATACAATTTCCATCAACTCTGGATTTCCTCTCGAGGGTGACAAGGATGCCAGTTTAGTTGTATTGTTCCCAAGTAATACTTATGAGATCAAGGATCTAACCATATCTGAACTCTTGAAATCCACTGACAATTTTAATCAAGCAAATATTGTCGGTTGTGGGGGTTTTGGTCTGGTGTATAAAGCAACATTAGGAGATGGGAGCAAACTGGCTGTCAAGAAACTCTCCGGAGACTTGGGTCTGATGGAAAGAGAATTCAGAGCAGAGGTGGAGGCTCTTTCCACAGCTCAACATGAAAACCTGGTTTCCCTGCAAGGCTATTGTGTGCACGAGGGATGTCGCCTGCTTATATATTCCTTCATGGAAAATGGGAGTTTGGATTACTGGTTGCATGAGAAGACTGATGGTGCATCCAACCTGGATTGGCCCACGAGGCTCAAGATTGCACGGGGCGCAGGTTCTGGTCTGGCTTACATGCACCAGATATGTGAGCCTCATATTGTGCATCGTGACATCAAATCTAGCAACATCCTCCTTGATGAGAAGTTCGAAGCACATGTAGCAGATTTTGGATTGTCCCGGTTGATTCTTCCTTACCAGACTCATGTTACAACCGAACTTGTTGGAACTCTGGGTTATATTCCTCCGGAGTATGGGCAAGCATGGGTAGCTACTTTGAGAGGAGATATATACAGTTTTGGAGTTGTTATGCTTGAACTGCTGACTGGGAAGAGGCCTGTGGAGGTATCCAAGCCAAAGATGTCAAGAGAATTGGTTGGCTGGGTGCAGCAAATGAGAAATGAGGGTAAACAAAATGAAGTCTTTGATCCTCTCCTGAGAGGAAAGGGTTTTGATGACGAGATGCTGCAAGTACTAGATGTGGCCTGCATGTGTGTTAGCCAGAATCCTTTCAAGAGACCAACCATCAAGGAAGTTGTTGATTGGCTCAAGAATGTTGGCTCGCACAGAGATGAAAACAAGGGTTAG